One genomic segment of Stigmatopora argus isolate UIUO_Sarg chromosome 3, RoL_Sarg_1.0, whole genome shotgun sequence includes these proteins:
- the sqor gene encoding sulfide:quinone oxidoreductase, mitochondrial, translated as MAAFCRNVGICASHLNTSSRSSAKQHYKILVLGGGTGGISMSARMKRMMGAENVAVVEPSEMHYYQPLWTLAGAGAKTVASSGRPTSSVMPSGVKLIKSKVQEINPDTNTVRSDDGTQISYEYLIVALGLQLHFEKIKGLPEGFEHPKIGSNYSVETVDKTWTALQNFKEGNAVFSFPNTPIKCAGAPQKIMYLTDAFLRKTGKREKANIIYNTSLPVLFGVKKYADSLWEIAKQRDLKVNLRQNLIEVRADKQEAVFENLDKPGETTVFEYEMLHVTPPMGPNCVIKNSPLADESGWLDVDKGNLQHKRYPNVFGIGDCTNLPTSKTAAAVAAQSAVLNRTIKKILKNEKPDKKYDGYTSCPLVTSYNTVVLAEFDYDGQPLETFPIDQGKERRLMYYMKADLMPQLYWHGLLKGLWGGPEPYRKLMHLGMK; from the exons ATGGCAGCCTTCTGTCGCAATGTGGGAATTTGCGCCTCTCATCTGAACACAAGCAGTCGTTCCTCTGCCAAACAGCATTACAAAATATTGGTGCTCGGAGGGGGAACTGGAGGAATTTCAATGAGTGCTCGCATGAAACGAATGATGGGAGCTGAGAATGTGGCTGTAGTGGAACCCAGTGAG ATGCACTACTATCAGCCCTTATGGACTCTGGCCGGCGCTGGTGCTAAAACTGTCGCTTCCTCTGGAAGGCCCACGTCAAGTGTTATGCCatcaggtgtcaaactcattaaATCTAAAGTGCAGGAGATAAACCCGGACACAAACACCGTGCGCAGCGACGACGGGACCCAG ATCTCTTATGAGTATCTGATTGTGGCTCTTGGATTGCAGCTCCATTTTGAGAAG atcAAAGGTCTTCCTGAAGGATTCGAACATCCGAAGATTGGCTCCAACTATTCTGTGGAAACAGTGGATAAAACTTGGACGGCTCTACAGAATTTTAAAGAAGGCAATGCTGTCTTCTCCTTCCCAAACACGCCAATTAAATGTGCCGGGGCTCCACAAAAGATAATGTACCTCACAGATGCGTTCCTCCGAAAG ACAGGAAAGCGGGAGAAAGCTAATATTATTTACAACACATCACTTCCCGTGCTGTTTGGGGTGAAGAAATACGCCGACTCACTTTGGGAGATTGCGAAGCAACGAGATCTCAAAGTCAATTTGAGGCAGAATCTGATTGAAGTACGGGCAGACAAGCAAGAAGCCGTGTTTGAAAATCTTGATAAACCAGGAGAGACCACAGTGTTTGAG TACGAAATGCTTCATGTAACACCTCCCATGGGACCCAACTGCGTTATTAAAAACAGCCCGCTGGCTGACGAGTCCGGCTGGTTGGACGTCGATAAAGGCAACCTTCAACATAAAAGATACCCCAATGTGTTTGGGATTGGAGACTGCACAAACTTGCCAACTTCAAAAACGGCTGCGGCTGTTG cTGCACAATCTGCTGTTCTGAACAGAACCATAAAAAAGATATTGAAAAACGAGAAACCAGATAAAAAG TACGATGGCTATACGTCATGTCCATTGGTTACGAGCTACAACACGGTCGTTCTGGCAGAGTTTGACTATGATGGCCAACCATTGGAGACATTCCCCATCGACCAAGGCAAGGAACGGAGACTCATGTATTACATGAAAGCTGATCTTATGCCTCAGCTCTACTGGCACGGACTCCTCAA AGGCCTATGGGGTGGACCAGAACCATACAGGAAACTCATGCATTTAGGAATGAAATGA
- the nop10 gene encoding H/ACA ribonucleoprotein complex subunit 3 — MFLLYYDDENGNRVYTMKKLTPDGQPTTSAHPARFSPDDQFSRHRVTVKKRFGLLLTQQPRPVL; from the exons ATGTTCTTGCTATATTACGACGACGAGAATGGGAACAGAGTCTACACTATGAAG AAATTAACACCGGACGGGCAGCCCACCACCTCAGCCCACCCAGCTCGGTTCTCACCAGATGACCAGTTCTCGAGACACCGGGTGACCGTGAAGAAACGCTTCGGACTGCTGCTTACCCAACAGCCTAGACCTGTTCTGTAA
- the galk2 gene encoding N-acetylgalactosamine kinase isoform X2 — translation MAINPPKLKIPLVDNERLQNLKNEFERHYGESPNFYACAPGRVNLIGEHIDYCGFSVLPMAIEQNIFAAVSVNNSGTIQLANMNPRYNNITLSCSEEIVIDRTNPKWYYYFLCGVKGIQETFGITRLSGMSCVIDGNVPPSSGLSSSSALVCCAGLVTTEANQKSLSRVALAEICAKCEQYIGTEGGGMDQSISFLAEKGTAKLIEFEPLRAIDVQLPAGAVFVISNCCLEMNKAASSHYNVRVVECRIATKMLGQAKGLNQKGLLKLAQLQKEMNTSSEEMLLLVDEVLHPEPYSREEICKALGITSQQFSTELLSANTQHVTHFKLHQRAKHVYGEASRVLRFKNVCDCKPAESIQLLGDLMNQSHASCRDLYECSCPELDQLVDICLKSGAVGSRLTGAGWGGCAVSMVPSDKVQSFLQAVREAYYLPDPRRAAMEKQSLFVTKPGGGAAIYVEG, via the exons ATGGCCATTAATCCTCCAAAATTAAAAATCCCGCTCGTTGATAATGAAAG GCTGCAAaacttgaaaaatgaatttgaaagaCATTATGGAGAATCCCCGAACTTTTATGCTTGTGCACCCGGAAGAGTCAATCTAATAG GAGAGCACATTGATTACTGCGGCTTCTCCGTGCTGCCAATGGCTATTGAGCAGAATATTTTTGCCGCAGTCTCAGTGAATAATTCAGGGACAATCCAACTAGCTAATATGAATCCTCGCTACAA CAATATCACTCTGTCCTGTTCAGAAGAAATAGTTATTGACCGAACTAACCCAAAGTGGTATTACtatttcctgtgtggagttaaaGGCATTCAG GAGACATTTGGGATCACCCGTTTATCAGGAATGTCGTGTGTCATCGACGGCAACGTTCCGCCGAGCTCCGGCCTGTCCAGTTCTAGTGCCCTCGTTTGTTGCGCTGGGCTCGTAACCACAGAGGCCAATCAGAAGTCCCTCTCCAGA gtaGCTCTCGCAGAGATATGTGCAAAATGTGAGCAATACATTGGAACAGAGGGAGGAGGGATGGACCAGTCCATCTCATTCCTGGCAGAGAAGGGAACC GCAAAACTGATCGAGTTTGAGCCTTTAAGGGCGATTGATGTCCAACTTCCAGCCGGGGCTGTTTTTGTGATTTCCAACTGCTGTTTGGAGATGAACAAAGCGGCATCCTCTCACTACAACGTCCGTGTGGTGGAATGTCGGATCGCCACAAAG ATGCTGGGCCAAGCAAAAGGGTTGAACCAAAAGGGGTTGCTAAAGCTAGCGCAGTTGCAGAAGGAGATGAATACGTCTTCGGAGGAGATGCTGCTTCTTGTTGATGAGGTTCTCCATCCCGAGCCGTACAGCCGAGAGGAGATCTGCAAGGCTCTCGGCATCACCTCCCAGCAGTTCTCCACGGAGCTTCTCAGTGCAAATACTCAGCACG TAACACATTTCAAGCTGCACCAGCGAGCCAAGCACGTATACGGCGAGGCTTCCCGTGTGCTGCGCTTTAAGAACGTTTGTGACTGTAAGCCTGCGGAGTCCATCCAGCTACTGGGTGACCTGATGAACCAGAGCCATGCAAGTTGCAGAGATTTGTACGAGTGCAGCTGCCCTGAACTGGACCAACTGGTGGACATTTGTCT GAAATCGGGTGCTGTGGGTTCTCGGTTGACAGGCGCAGGCTGGGGGGGCTGCGCTGTGTCCATGGTTCCTAGTGACAAAGTTCAGTCCTTCTTGCAAGCTGTGAGGGAAGCTTACTACCTGCCTGATCCTCGTAGAGCTGCGATGGAAAAACAAAGTTTGTTTGTAACGAAGCCAGGAGGAGGAGCTGCAATTTATGTGGAAGGCTGA
- the galk2 gene encoding N-acetylgalactosamine kinase isoform X1 has product MAINPPKLKIPLVDNERLQNLKNEFERHYGESPNFYACAPGRVNLIGEHIDYCGFSVLPMAIEQNIFAAVSVNNSGTIQLANMNPRYNNITLSCSEEIVIDRTNPKWYYYFLCGVKGIQETFGITRLSGMSCVIDGNVPPSSGLSSSSALVCCAGLVTTEANQKSLSRVALAEICAKCEQYIGTEGGGMDQSISFLAEKGTAKLIEFEPLRAIDVQLPAGAVFVISNCCLEMNKAASSHYNVRVVECRIATKMLGQAKGLNQKGLLKLAQLQKEMNTSSEEMLLLVDEVLHPEPYSREEICKALGITSQQFSTELLSANTQHDVGSVAVTHFKLHQRAKHVYGEASRVLRFKNVCDCKPAESIQLLGDLMNQSHASCRDLYECSCPELDQLVDICLKSGAVGSRLTGAGWGGCAVSMVPSDKVQSFLQAVREAYYLPDPRRAAMEKQSLFVTKPGGGAAIYVEG; this is encoded by the exons ATGGCCATTAATCCTCCAAAATTAAAAATCCCGCTCGTTGATAATGAAAG GCTGCAAaacttgaaaaatgaatttgaaagaCATTATGGAGAATCCCCGAACTTTTATGCTTGTGCACCCGGAAGAGTCAATCTAATAG GAGAGCACATTGATTACTGCGGCTTCTCCGTGCTGCCAATGGCTATTGAGCAGAATATTTTTGCCGCAGTCTCAGTGAATAATTCAGGGACAATCCAACTAGCTAATATGAATCCTCGCTACAA CAATATCACTCTGTCCTGTTCAGAAGAAATAGTTATTGACCGAACTAACCCAAAGTGGTATTACtatttcctgtgtggagttaaaGGCATTCAG GAGACATTTGGGATCACCCGTTTATCAGGAATGTCGTGTGTCATCGACGGCAACGTTCCGCCGAGCTCCGGCCTGTCCAGTTCTAGTGCCCTCGTTTGTTGCGCTGGGCTCGTAACCACAGAGGCCAATCAGAAGTCCCTCTCCAGA gtaGCTCTCGCAGAGATATGTGCAAAATGTGAGCAATACATTGGAACAGAGGGAGGAGGGATGGACCAGTCCATCTCATTCCTGGCAGAGAAGGGAACC GCAAAACTGATCGAGTTTGAGCCTTTAAGGGCGATTGATGTCCAACTTCCAGCCGGGGCTGTTTTTGTGATTTCCAACTGCTGTTTGGAGATGAACAAAGCGGCATCCTCTCACTACAACGTCCGTGTGGTGGAATGTCGGATCGCCACAAAG ATGCTGGGCCAAGCAAAAGGGTTGAACCAAAAGGGGTTGCTAAAGCTAGCGCAGTTGCAGAAGGAGATGAATACGTCTTCGGAGGAGATGCTGCTTCTTGTTGATGAGGTTCTCCATCCCGAGCCGTACAGCCGAGAGGAGATCTGCAAGGCTCTCGGCATCACCTCCCAGCAGTTCTCCACGGAGCTTCTCAGTGCAAATACTCAGCACG ACGTTGGGTCTGTCGCAGTAACACATTTCAAGCTGCACCAGCGAGCCAAGCACGTATACGGCGAGGCTTCCCGTGTGCTGCGCTTTAAGAACGTTTGTGACTGTAAGCCTGCGGAGTCCATCCAGCTACTGGGTGACCTGATGAACCAGAGCCATGCAAGTTGCAGAGATTTGTACGAGTGCAGCTGCCCTGAACTGGACCAACTGGTGGACATTTGTCT GAAATCGGGTGCTGTGGGTTCTCGGTTGACAGGCGCAGGCTGGGGGGGCTGCGCTGTGTCCATGGTTCCTAGTGACAAAGTTCAGTCCTTCTTGCAAGCTGTGAGGGAAGCTTACTACCTGCCTGATCCTCGTAGAGCTGCGATGGAAAAACAAAGTTTGTTTGTAACGAAGCCAGGAGGAGGAGCTGCAATTTATGTGGAAGGCTGA
- the cep152 gene encoding centrosomal protein of 152 kDa has product MSLDFDVGALQIQEDYELCDQNDIEREQELRQLIAELPDDDSLVDSQESSYTEQESSPFSNKNVTTSPQSKNNQQGSDHPRPASNDQNYGEDYVQLPRDFAHENGGGQINGHQRHAQTQLWAQICNQQSPDTLFSQEDCTRTSMGSEKYSEYNDQPPRPHNFPNYEEEGLGNKYDNGNQKNPRVHFHSGDMERHANNPVSPRKKLSSRPAHEDYPYDQLQREFLDSTQQTAEKEELAQQRTLNRAYQNKIVDLEQKLEDSKRNIRYLEHQFEMIKKEKASSDANVKELSQLLDEAKKREVNMENKVKADEQIIQTLKECGQQKTAEVNVSKAVVDSLTQQILELRHSETLSKPREQHDRDITAIRQQHEAALLVLQQKLDAKSQALDEQVDCNKRYEEQVKKLERQREEAFQHLQESQQFTKLLQSNSVQETHKLLIELNQVQKAKENQENMNKILKEDFDQLKEEILRCEPALNHSVINMEVNSDCENQLTESCLDLGLKKTTLKNGSLHRKPLANLPDTNLPKNDALLREELQRCLMCLKAKRQKVNNLQEQLQRSQARVKELETKLDQAQSNPDKHPDRAGGDQKELAKLQEKTRLSQDEVERLKKELQERKQTEEDLQSNYHQICFKMREMEETVKLSKQMNQQQMADVVNQVKSELLSNHNAQVEHLTAQYKQHIHQLSIQLSEAKSEISVVQEHYLSMCKEKDMLENKQKKREESNGVLEKLTTELEAQHQASVMQLKTLWSKEKEDEIQRRVASAKAAWQEEHHRTWSLKAKEAREEIHPETSEGTRQTDETNLNRMTITAEDLNARLSTQRKQLQMEAAKLQQQAVDETRKEVLKETQEKHLEDLRDKVEDAVTRAYDRWIEDMTSLPEYQASLRREREKWEELQKQSVEGKVPQPLTRVEEDGQGQNYGTVEELQTKLVTLQSQLEQLKREQDALLKAEIAGARATWRRDKQKEISALQTRGEELYQSKLQEQREKLQAALLAARDAADVQKTHLRQQMEAELRQTIAAREDEWKRQQAEREQSQRRQMREDFLAELQVGLAEVKTLLLGTLGTAGTVEGDGGRMSEGAVTHLIQSCCVDIADRAVSQAKKHWKKISEAQLSCVLRETQRRHEREIREMQIAQVGGQACSKKECVDIASKLQMNNQKLQKRLEKACRHLQRSVLEHKKTVQNLKDEHESRLQAKEEHLLQLQQRALNLQRDLEKMHQDYMKTVSKIRENVRRYLQESIDRAAEFIWTEVQREKQNTAREMRHFYLTCLQELLEEGGKTMGAEKIIMNAASKLATMARVLETPMKNQSGQNDALPTHKSVASTTGPSLTSHDTNCLRTQALDVVTVDGKPTPARTKTSADAQIYPQKVATSLTRKEELPVRDDKCADWSLTSSDSEIFHLPRASFLGRKVESVKPFFVSATDFGGLSPNTYELTVYNDTAQDTKTQKETFAPKAQPHKEGDDRRMALSELRQQDSGFDSPFNQATCS; this is encoded by the exons ATGTCTTTAGATTTTGATGTTGGTGCTTTACAAATTCAGGAGGACTACGAACTATGCGACCAAAACGACATTGAACGAGAGCAAGAG cttagaCAACTCATTGCCGAGCTGCCAGATGATGACTCGCTGGTGGATAGCCAAGAATCTTCTTACACAGAACAGGAATCTTCACCATTCAGCAATAAAAATGTTACAACCAG CCCACAGTCCAAAAATAATCAGCAGGGATCAGACCATCCCAGGCCAGCGTCTAATGACCAG AATTATGGAGAAGACTACGTTCAACTGCCTCGTGATTTTGCTCACGAGAATGGAGGAGGTCAGATTAATGGTCATCAACGGCATGCCCAAACTCAACTCTGGGCTCAAATATGCAATCAGCAGTCGCCGGATACACTATTCAGCCAGGAAGACTGTACGCGCACCAGCATGGGCTCTGAAAAATATTCCGAGTACAATGATCAACCCCCACGTCCTCATAACTTCCCTAACTATGAAGAAGAAGGGCTCGGTAATAAATACGACAACGGAAACCAGAAAAATCCAAGAGTGCATTTTCAT TCTGGAGACATGGAGCGACATGCAAACAATCCAGTTTCTCCCCGTAAGAAATTGAGCTCGCGGCCAGCGCATGAAGATTATCCGTACGATCAACTACAAAGAGAGTTCCTCGACTCAACCCAAC AAACCGCTGAGAAGGAAGAACTCGCCCAACAGCGGACATTAAACCGGGCTTATCAAAATAAAATCGTGGACTTGGAGCAAAAGCTGGAGGATTCCAAACGCAATATCAGATACCTTGAGCACcagtttgaaatgatcaaaa AGGAGAAAGCTAGCTCTGACGCAAATGTTAAGGAATTGAGTCAACTCCTGGATGAGGCCAAAAAACGTGAGGTCAATATGGAAAATAAAGTGAAGGCGGATGAGCAAATAATACAGACCCTCAAAGAGTGCGGCCAACAG AAAACAGCGGAGGTGAATGTGTCTAAGGCTGTTGTAGACAGTTTGACTCAACAGATATTGGAGTTACGCCATTCTGAAACGCTGTCCAAACCACGCGAGCAGCACGATAGAGACATTACCGCCATCAGGCAGCAGCACGAAGCCGCATTGTTGGTCTTACAGCAGAAGCTTGACGCAAAATCTCAGGCTTTGGATGAGCag GTGGACTGCAATAAGAGGTACGAGGAGCAGGTGAAAAAGCTGGAGCGACAAAGAGAAGAAGCATTTCAGCATCTGCAAGAGAGTCAGCAATTCACCAAGCTGCTGCAGAGTA ATTCTGTGCAGGAAACTCATAAACTCCTGATAGAACTGAATCAGGTTCAAAAAGCCAAGGAAAACCAGGAAAATATGAACAAAATCTTAAAG GAGGATTTTGATCAGCTGAAAGAGGAGATTTTGCGATGCGAACCAGCTTTGAATCACAGTGTTATTAACATGGAAGTAAACAGTGATTGCGAGAACCAACTTACTGAATCCTGTTTGGATTTGGGCCTTAAGAAAACAACTTTGAAAAATGGTTCTCTTCACAG GAAGCCCTTGGCCAACCTGCCAGACACCAATTTGCCAAAGAATGATGCTCTGCTGCGAGAAGAGCTGCAACGCTGCCTGATGTGTTTAAAGGCAAAGCGGCAGAAGGTCAATAACCTGCAGGAGCAACTGCAAAGGAGTCAGGCTCGAGTAAAGGAGCTGGAGACCAAATTGGATCAAGCCCAG TCCAACCCGGACAAACATCCAGACAGGGCTGGAGGGGACCAAAAGGAATTAGCAAAACTACAGGAAAAAACACGACTCTCGCAGGATGAAGTGGAG AGGCTGAAAAAGGAACTACAAGAGCGGAAGCAGACAGAGGAGGACCTGCAATCTAATTACCATCAGATCTGTTTCAAGATGAGGGAGATGGAGGAGACGGTTAAGCT ATCGAAGCAGATGAATCAGCAGCAGATGGCCGACGTGGTGAACCAAGTCAAGAGCGAACTCCTGTCTAATCACAACGCTCAGGTTGAACATCTGACAGCACAATACAAGCAACACATCCACCAGCTAAG CATTCAGCTGTCCGAGGCCAAATCTGAGATTTCGGTCGTGCAAGAGCATTACTTATCAATGTGCAAGGAGAAGGACATGTTGGAGAATAAG CAGAAAAAACGAGAAGAGTCGAATGGAGTTTTGGAGAAACTAACGACTGAACTTGAGGCGCAACATCAAGCCTCTGTAATGCAGCTCAAGACTCTCTGGTCCAAGGAAAAGGAGGATGAGATCCAGCGACGTGTGGCCTCGGCCAAGGCTGCTTGGCAGGAGGAGCACCATCGA ACATGGTCTCTGAAAGCAAAAGAAGCCAGGGAGGAAATACACCCGGAGACCTCAGAGGGCACCCGTCAAACCGATGAGACAAATTTGAACCGTATGACTATTACTGCTGAGGATTTGAATGCCAGGCTCAGTACTCAGAGAAAGCAACTGCAAATGGAAGCTGCAAAACTTCAACAGCAAGCAGTAGACGAAACCAGAAAAGAAGTTCTGAAGGAGACTCAGGAGAAACACCTGGAGGACTTGAGAGATAAG GTTGAAGATGCAGTGACCAGGGCCTACGACCGCTGGATTGAAGATATGACTTCATTACCGGAATATCAAGCCTCGCTCCGAAGAGAAAGGGAGAAATGGGAGGAGCTACAAAAACAATCTGTGGAAGGAAAG GTACCCCAACCTCTGACAAGAGTAGAGGAAGACGGACAGGGTCAAAACTATGGGACGGTGGAGGAACTCCAAACCAAATTGGTGACACTCCAAAGTCAACTGGAGCAGTTAAAGAGGGAGCAGGATGCTCTGTTGAAAGCTGAAATCGCCGGCGCTCGAGCCACCTGGAGAAGAGACAAACAGAAAGAAATCTCAGCTCTCCAAACTCGCGGCGAGGAATTGTACCAAAGCAAACTGCAGGAGCAGCGCGAGAAGCTCCAGGCGGCTTTACTGGCGGCCCGAGACGCGGCTGACGTCCAGAAGACGCATCTGCGCCAGCAAATGGAGGCCGAGCTTCGGCAGACAATCGCGGCCAGAGAGGACGAGTGGAAACGTCAGCAAGCCGAGAGGGAACAATCCCAGAGACGACAGATGAGGGAAGACTTTCTGGCCGAACTTCAGGTCGGACTGGCGGAGGTCAAGACGCTGCTTCTCGGGACTCTCGGGACTGCCGGGACTGTTGAGGGCGACGGAGGCCGAATGTCAGAAGGAGCCGTGACGCACTTGATTCAAAGTTGCTGCGTTGACATTGCTGACCGAGCCGTGTCCCAGGCCAAGAAGCACTGGAAGAAA ATAAGTGAGGCTCAATTGAGCTGCGTGTTACGAGAAACTCAACGACGGCATGAAAGAGAAATCCGGGAGATGCAAA TAGCTCAGGTGGGAGGCCAGGCTTGCAGCAAAAAGGAGTGCGTGGATATTGCCAGTAAACTGCAGATGAATAACCAGAAGCTGCAGAAGCGTTTAGAGAAAGCTTGCCGCCACCTCCAACGCAGCGTCCTGGAACACAAGAAGACCGTGCAGAACCTGAAAG ACGAGCATGAGAGCAGATTACAGGCCAAGGAGGAACATCTACTGCAACTCCAACAAAG AGCTTTAAACCTTCAAAGGGACCTAGAAAAAATGCACCAAGATTACATGAAGACTGTTTCAAAAATCAGAG AAAATGTACGGCGTTACCTCCAAGAAAGCATCGACCGAGCAGCTGAATTCATCTGGACCGAGGTTCAAAGAGAGAAGCAGAACACGGCTCGCGAAATGAGGCACTTTTACTTGACGTGCCTTCAGGAATTGCTAGAAGAGGGTGGTAAAACCATGGG GGCtgaaaaaataatcatgaaTGCTGCCAGCAAACTAGCAACTATGGCTAGAGTACTGGAAACACCCatgaaaaatcaaagtggacAGAATGACGCTTTACCAA CTCACAAGAGTGTTGCCTCCACCACCGGCCCCTCTTTGACGAGTCACGACACCAATTGTTTGAGGACTCAAGCGCTTGACGTCGTGACGGTAGACGGAAAACCGACACCGGCGCGAACTAAAACTTCAGCCGACGCGCAGATCTATCCTCAAAAAGTGGCCACCTCACTCACGAGGAAGGAGGAGCTTCCCGTCCGAGACGATAAATGCGCCGACTGGAGCTTGACCAGCAGCGACTCGGAGATCTTCCACCTCCCTCGAGCGTCCTTCTTGGGAAGGAAAGTGGAATCGGTGAAGCCCTTCTTCGTCTCCGCCACCGACTTTGGTGGTCTCAGCCCAAACACGTATGAGCTAACTGTTTATAATGACACGGCTCAAGATACTAAGACGCAGAAGGAAACCTTCGCCCCCAAAGCGCAGCCGCACAAAGAGGGAGACGACCGTCGTATGGCGTTGTCGGAGTTGAGACAGCAAGACAGCGGCTTTGACAGCCCCTTTAATCAAGCAACGTGTTCGTGA
- the LOC144070897 gene encoding long-chain fatty acid transport protein 2-like gives MLFWLLLAAAAACLFFRFPYLLQDVKYIVKNLRILRRVTKYVESNYTILERFLEQAERQPHKPLVLYRDEAFTYRDVDRLSNQAARVLLQSGLVKQGDTVALFVANEPVFVWLWLALFKLGCSAALLNSNIRSKSLLHCFKCSGAQILLVAQDLQSAVEEVLPELLDQHVTVYYLGNPATCPGVHSFTDKMSNISAEALAKDLRSDLNMQNPAVYVYTSGTTGLPKAAVLTHTKLCAMAMILRSCGVRSDDVLYISLPLYHTSGFVGFAGAIDIGITVALKSKFSSSQFWDDCRKYNVTVIQYIGEIMRFVCNTPKKPNDRDHKVRLAIGNGIRANVWKDFLNRFGNVQIFELYGATEGNFVLMNYSGKIGAVGRANFLYKWRYPFALIKYDVDLGEPVRDSSGLCIQVPKGEPGLLVSEISARAPFLGYARNLQQTEKKKLHDVVKKGDVYFNTGDMMLIDKDDFVYFQDRIGDTFRWKGENVSTNEVADVITQADCITEATVYGVEVPGNEGRVGMAAIALKDGHAFDSVGIYKHLESFLPAYARPRFIRIQGSLDVTGTFKLVKSRLVKEGFDPSSVTEPLYFMDDKEKKYVPLTMEIIHAVTSGNIKI, from the exons ATGTTGTTTTGGTTGCTCCTCGCAGCCGCTGCAGCGTGCCTTTTTTTCCGCTTCCCTTACCTCTTACAAGACGTCAAATACATCGTGAAAAACTTGCGAATACTTCGAAGAGTCACCAAGTACGTGGAAAGCAACTACACCATCTTGGAGCGCTTTTTGGAGCAAGCCGAGCGGCAGCCGCACAAGCCGCTCGTCCTCTACCGAGATGAGGCGTTCACGTACCGGGACGTCGACCGGCTCAGCAACCAAGCCGCGAGGGTGCTGCTGCAAAGCGGCCTTGTCAAGCAAGGAGACACGGTGGCTTTGTTCGTGGCCAACGAGCCCGTCTTCGTGTGGCTCTGGTTGGCTCTCTTCAAGCTCGGCTGTTCGGCTGCTCTTCTCAACTCCAACATCAGGTCCAAGTCGCTGCTGCACTGCTTTAAGTGCAGCGGTGCCCAAATCCTGCTCGTTGCTCAAG ACTTGCAGAGCGCCGTGGAGGAGGTCCTACCAGAACTTTTGGACCAGCACGTGACCGTGTACTACCTGGGGAACCCGGCGACATGTCCGGGCGTGCATAGCTTCACCGACAAAATGAGCAACATTTCTGCCGAAGCACTCGCCAAAGATTTAAGATCAGATTTGAACATGCAGAATCCCGCCGTCTACGTGTACACATCAGGAACTACTG GTCTTCCTAAGGCAGCTGTTCTCACTCATACCAAATTATGCGCCATGGCTATGATTCTTCGCTCTTGTGGAGTCCGTTCAGATGACGTGCTTTATATCAGCCTCCCACTCTATCACACCTCAGGATTTGTTGGGTTCGCTGGAGCCATTGACATAG GTATCACAGTTGCCCTGAAGAGTAAATTCTCTTCATCCCAGTTCTGGGATGACTGCAGGAAATACAATGTGACTGTCATACAATACATTGGCGAAATAATGCGTTTTGTATGTAACACCCCAAAG AAACCCAACGACCGAGACCACAAAGTAAGACTTGCGATTGGCAACGGCATCCGAGCCAACGTCTGGAAGGATTTCCTGAATCGCTTCGGAAATGTTCAAATCTTTGAGCTTTACGGAGCGACGGAAGGGAACTTCGTGTTGATGAATTACTCCGGCAAGATTGGCGCTGTGGGACGGGCCAACTTCTTATACAAG TGGCGTTATCCATTTGCCTTGATCAAGTACGACGTGGACCTGGGAGAACCCGTGAGGGATTCATCTGGACTCTGCATCCAGGTTCCCAAAG GCGAGCCTGGTCTTCTTGTTTCTGAAATATCCGCCAGGGCTCCATTCTTGGGCTACGCCAGAAACCTGCAGCAAACCGAGAAGAAGAAACTTCACGACGTGGTCAAAAAAGGCGACGTCTATTTTAACACGGGTGACATGATGCTCATTGACAAAGATGACTTTGTTTACTTCCAAGACCGGATTGGCGATACTTTCCG gtGGAAGGGAGAGAATGTGTCCACTAATGAAGTGGCTGACGTCATCACTCAAGCGGACTGCATCACTGAAGCTACTGTGTATGGCGTGGAAGTGCCAG GCAACGAGGGCCGAGTGGGAATGGCGGCCATAGCCCTAAAAGACGGACATGCGTTTGATTCTGTTGGCATCTACAAGCACCTGGAAAGCTTCCTGCCAGCTTACGCCAGACCGCGTTTTATAAGGATTCAG GGCTCTTTGGACGTCACGGGAACGTTCAAGCTTGTCAAGTCCAGGCTGGTTAAGGAGGGCTTCGACCCCTCGTCCGTAACGGAGCCACTCTATTTTATGGATGACAAAGAGAAGAAATATGTCCCACTTACCATGGAGATTATTCATGCGGTTACATCAGGCAATATAAAAATTTAA